In Amycolatopsis coloradensis, one genomic interval encodes:
- a CDS encoding DUF4406 domain-containing protein produces MSKPLMILIAGPFRSGTGDDPELLARNLARLEEAAWPIFRSGHVPMIGEWVALPVLRGAGGKTVADPIAKEVMYPTADRLLHHCDAVLRLPGDSAGADQDVAIALSRGLAVYHRVEDIPGYQAA; encoded by the coding sequence ATGAGCAAACCTCTGATGATCCTCATCGCCGGTCCGTTCCGCTCCGGAACCGGCGACGACCCCGAACTCCTCGCCCGTAATCTCGCCCGGCTCGAAGAGGCCGCGTGGCCGATCTTCCGCAGCGGGCACGTGCCGATGATCGGCGAGTGGGTCGCGCTCCCGGTGCTGCGCGGAGCGGGCGGGAAGACCGTCGCCGACCCGATCGCCAAGGAGGTCATGTATCCGACGGCCGACAGGCTGCTGCATCACTGCGACGCCGTCTTGCGGCTGCCGGGCGATTCCGCCGGGGCCGACCAGGACGTCGCCATCGCGCTCTCCCGCGGCCTGGCGGTGTATCACCGTGTCGAGGACATCCCGGGGTACCAGGCCGCATAA
- a CDS encoding DeoR/GlpR family DNA-binding transcription regulator, translating to MLAAQRRDLLMERLKTEGRIVAKDLAAELGVSEDSIRRDLRELADAGLCQRVYGGALPVSPATADYATRMAVSVAGKERIAKRAAALIRLGSTVILDGGTTALALAKALPVDLEATIVTHSPTVAAALVTHPKVEVFLIGGRLFKHSAVTCGAAAAEAAEGINADLFFLGVTGVHPETGLTTGDSDEAAMKRTLAKRAADTYVLASSEKIGAASPFTVLPLSDVAGVITDAAPDEPTVKELGKLGVSVLGVSPSWPAREAAASDA from the coding sequence ATGTTGGCTGCGCAGCGACGAGACCTGCTGATGGAACGACTCAAAACCGAAGGCCGCATCGTGGCGAAGGACCTCGCCGCCGAACTCGGCGTATCGGAAGACAGCATCCGCCGTGACCTGCGAGAACTCGCGGACGCCGGACTCTGTCAGCGGGTCTACGGTGGAGCCCTGCCGGTCTCCCCGGCCACCGCGGACTACGCGACGCGCATGGCGGTCAGCGTCGCAGGCAAGGAACGGATCGCGAAACGTGCAGCAGCGTTGATCCGGCTGGGATCGACGGTCATCCTCGACGGCGGCACGACCGCGCTCGCGCTGGCGAAGGCACTCCCCGTCGACCTCGAAGCGACGATCGTCACGCACAGCCCCACGGTCGCGGCCGCGCTCGTCACGCATCCGAAGGTCGAGGTGTTCCTCATCGGCGGACGGCTCTTCAAGCACTCCGCCGTCACCTGCGGGGCGGCCGCGGCCGAGGCGGCCGAGGGCATCAACGCCGATCTGTTCTTCCTCGGCGTCACCGGCGTGCATCCCGAGACCGGGCTCACCACCGGCGACTCCGACGAGGCCGCGATGAAACGCACCCTCGCCAAACGGGCCGCCGACACCTACGTGCTGGCCAGTTCGGAGAAGATCGGCGCGGCCTCGCCGTTCACCGTGCTCCCCCTGTCCGACGTGGCGGGCGTGATCACCGACGCGGCGCCGGACGAGCCGACGGTGAAGGAACTGGGAAAGCTCGGGGTGAGCGTGCTGGGGGTCAGCCCTTCTTGGCCAGCCCGCGAAGCTGCTGCCAGCGACGCTTGA
- a CDS encoding SDR family oxidoreductase, with protein MSLENKNAVIYGAGGSIGSGAAKEFAARGARVFLTGRHEPALTKLADEIKETGGLAEVAVVDGLDEAAVDAHAASVVAEAGSLDISLNLVPRGDIQGIPLVEMSVEDYVRPITIGITTNFITARAAARHMITQGSGVILALDSGSAQGSPMMGATGSIDAALDTYIRNLAVEIGPHGVRALGIWVAGIPETFTPEKLSAVNNQLPASPEMVENVLNGLKEARMTKRSPRLAEVARTLAFLASDDAMGITGTFVNVTSMFPS; from the coding sequence ATGAGCCTCGAGAACAAGAACGCGGTCATCTACGGCGCCGGCGGATCGATCGGCAGCGGTGCCGCCAAGGAGTTCGCCGCGCGCGGCGCCCGCGTCTTCCTCACCGGCCGCCACGAACCGGCGCTGACGAAACTCGCCGACGAGATCAAGGAGACCGGGGGACTGGCCGAAGTCGCCGTCGTCGACGGCCTGGACGAGGCCGCGGTCGACGCGCACGCGGCGTCCGTCGTGGCCGAGGCAGGCAGCCTCGACATTTCCCTCAACCTCGTCCCGCGCGGCGACATCCAGGGCATCCCACTCGTGGAGATGTCGGTCGAGGACTACGTCCGCCCGATCACCATCGGCATCACGACCAACTTCATCACCGCCCGCGCGGCCGCCCGGCACATGATCACGCAGGGCTCCGGTGTCATCCTCGCCCTCGACAGCGGCTCCGCCCAGGGCAGCCCGATGATGGGCGCGACCGGCTCGATCGACGCCGCGCTGGACACCTACATCCGCAACCTCGCCGTCGAGATCGGCCCGCACGGCGTCCGCGCCCTCGGCATCTGGGTCGCGGGTATCCCGGAGACCTTCACCCCCGAGAAGCTCTCCGCGGTCAACAACCAGCTGCCCGCGAGCCCGGAGATGGTGGAGAACGTCCTCAACGGCCTCAAGGAGGCCCGGATGACCAAGCGTTCACCGCGGCTCGCCGAGGTCGCGCGCACGCTGGCGTTCCTCGCCTCCGACGACGCCATGGGAATCACCGGCACCTTCGTCAACGTGACCAGCATGTTCCCCAGCTGA
- a CDS encoding polyprenol monophosphomannose synthase yields the protein MAQAPRGAQGIDPVLVVVPTYNERENIGPILERLLEALPEVNALVVDDGSPDGTGDVADELAKADERIHVMHRTEKAGLGAAYVAGFRWGLARDYVTIVEMDADGSHAPEDLPRVLAALEDADLSIGSRYVPGGSTVNWPFQRKALSWVANLYARIALGTKIKDITAGFRAYRRTVLEKLPLDEIASRGYCFQIDLAFRTALAGFEVVEVPITFTEREVGQSKMSGSVVREAIVLVGLWGLKRRWQQLRGLAKKG from the coding sequence ATGGCGCAGGCGCCACGGGGGGCCCAGGGAATCGACCCGGTGCTGGTGGTGGTCCCGACGTACAACGAGCGGGAGAACATCGGCCCGATCCTGGAACGCCTGCTCGAAGCACTCCCGGAGGTCAACGCCCTCGTCGTGGACGACGGCAGCCCGGACGGGACCGGCGACGTCGCCGACGAGCTCGCGAAGGCCGACGAGCGGATCCACGTCATGCACCGGACCGAGAAGGCCGGTCTGGGCGCCGCGTACGTCGCGGGTTTCCGCTGGGGACTCGCTCGTGACTACGTCACCATCGTCGAGATGGACGCCGACGGCTCACATGCGCCGGAGGATCTGCCGCGGGTACTGGCGGCTCTCGAGGACGCGGATCTGTCCATCGGCTCCCGGTACGTTCCCGGTGGCAGCACGGTGAACTGGCCGTTCCAGCGCAAGGCGCTGTCCTGGGTGGCGAACCTCTACGCGAGGATCGCACTCGGCACGAAGATCAAGGACATCACGGCGGGTTTCCGCGCGTATCGCCGCACGGTGCTGGAGAAGCTCCCGCTCGACGAGATCGCCTCGCGGGGCTACTGCTTCCAGATCGACCTGGCGTTCCGCACGGCGCTCGCCGGATTCGAGGTGGTCGAGGTGCCGATCACCTTCACCGAACGCGAGGTCGGTCAGTCGAAGATGAGCGGTTCGGTCGTGCGCGAGGCGATCGTCCTGGTCGGTCTGTGGGGGCTCAAGCGTCGCTGGCAGCAGCTTCGCGGGCTGGCCAAGAAGGGCTGA
- a CDS encoding sigma-70 family RNA polymerase sigma factor, with translation MTGQVCGICEGPLPSKTGSRGRTAVYCSAACRQRAYRSRRDPAPDVEALIAEVGRVANRLAPQPPEAFLTDLTSLTSDVGRLRRIAQLALRPTGENVTPAPVTETLDEVTFAGRIEQHQRELRVHCYRMVGSYDDAEDLVQETFLRAWRGREGFEGRASFRAWLYRIATNTCLDFLRRNKRGPRPYDPLPGVDQQGEPPQFMPWLQPYPDSQLVSAEAEPDEIAETRETMELVFLAAIQHLPPKQRAVVILNDVLGWKAAETADLLETSVASVTSALQRARPTLRERLPERRADWARTAQPTEEEQTILRRYMAAATGSGDSRVMAELLREDVLVTMPPNPLWFSGRDVFLDFVAESFDPASPTYFGEWKHLPTSANRLPAAAGYVRRPGTRIYRAQVLDVLRIEDGKVAEITAFEPHLFPAFGLPLTIT, from the coding sequence GTGACCGGTCAGGTCTGCGGGATATGCGAAGGACCGCTGCCATCGAAGACGGGGTCGCGCGGGCGTACGGCCGTCTACTGTTCGGCCGCGTGCCGCCAGCGGGCCTACCGGTCACGGCGTGACCCCGCCCCCGACGTCGAAGCCCTCATCGCCGAGGTCGGCCGCGTCGCGAACAGGTTGGCACCTCAGCCACCGGAGGCGTTCCTCACCGATCTCACCTCACTCACCTCCGACGTGGGCAGGCTGCGACGCATCGCCCAACTGGCGCTGCGGCCGACAGGCGAAAACGTCACACCGGCGCCCGTGACGGAAACCCTGGACGAGGTCACCTTCGCCGGGAGGATCGAGCAGCACCAGCGAGAGCTGCGCGTGCACTGCTACCGCATGGTCGGGTCCTACGACGACGCGGAGGACCTGGTCCAGGAGACCTTCCTCCGAGCCTGGCGCGGCCGCGAAGGCTTCGAAGGCCGCGCGAGCTTCCGTGCCTGGCTCTACCGGATCGCCACCAACACCTGCCTCGATTTCTTGCGGCGCAACAAAAGGGGGCCCCGCCCCTACGACCCGTTGCCCGGCGTCGACCAGCAGGGCGAACCGCCCCAGTTCATGCCCTGGCTACAGCCGTACCCGGACAGCCAGCTCGTCTCCGCGGAGGCCGAACCCGATGAGATCGCGGAGACCAGGGAAACGATGGAGCTGGTCTTCCTTGCCGCCATCCAGCACCTCCCGCCGAAACAGCGGGCCGTGGTGATCCTCAACGACGTCCTCGGCTGGAAGGCCGCGGAGACCGCCGACCTGCTGGAAACCTCTGTCGCGTCGGTCACCAGCGCACTCCAGCGCGCCCGTCCCACCCTGCGCGAACGCCTGCCGGAACGCCGCGCCGACTGGGCACGGACGGCCCAGCCGACCGAGGAGGAGCAAACGATCCTGCGGCGCTACATGGCCGCCGCCACCGGCAGCGGCGACAGCCGGGTCATGGCCGAGCTGCTGCGGGAGGACGTGCTGGTCACGATGCCACCGAACCCGCTGTGGTTCTCCGGTCGCGACGTTTTCCTCGACTTCGTCGCCGAGTCCTTCGACCCCGCGTCACCGACGTACTTCGGCGAATGGAAACACCTTCCGACCAGTGCAAACCGGCTCCCCGCGGCGGCCGGGTACGTCCGGCGGCCGGGTACCCGGATCTATCGCGCACAGGTGCTCGACGTGCTGCGGATCGAGGACGGGAAGGTCGCGGAGATCACCGCTTTCGAACCGCACTTGTTCCCCGCGTTCGGCTTGCCGCTGACGATCACCTGA